TGTGCCATCGGTACACGCCCGATCGACCTCCATCTCAAAGCTTTCGAGCAACTCGGCGCGGTCGTCTCGCTCGAGTCGGGCGATGTGGTCGCCCGAGCGCCGAAAGGGCGTCTCATCGGCAACACCGTAGAATTTGAAAAGGTCACCGTCACCGGAACTGAAAATGTGATGATGGCCGCCTCGCTGGCGATCGGCAAAACTATAATAAAAAATGCCGCTCAGGAACCTGAGATCGACGACCTTGCCGAATTGCTTAACAAGATGGGAGCACGCATCAAGGGTGCCGGCACGCCAGTCATCGAGATCGAGGGTGTCGAGTCGCTCGGCGGTGCCGAACATACGATCATCCCTGATCGTATCGAGGCCGGAACGTTCATTGTCGCCGCTGCGATTACGGGCGGTGAGATCGAGATCAAAAGCTGTCGTCCGGAGCATCTCACGGCAGTGATCGAAAAACTCCGTGCTGTCGGCGTGATCATCGATGAGTTAAATCAGAGCACGCTGCACGTTCGCGTTGGCCCCGACGGCCTCAAGGCGTGTGACGTGACGACCGAGCCTCATCCGCTCTTCCCGACCGATATGCAAGCCCAATATATGGCCCTTATGACCCAGGCCGACGGCACATCGACGATCACCGAAACGATCTTCGAAAATCGGTTTATGCACGCGTCCGAATTGATCCGTATGGGAGCTGATATTCATATTTCGGGTAATACTGCCGTCGTGCACGGCAAAACGCCTCTGATGGGTGCTCCGATCATCGCGTCAGACCTGCGGGCGTCCGCGTCTCTGGTTCTGGCAGCACTTTGCGCGGGCGGCGAGACGGTCATTGATCGTGTTTACCACATCGATCGCGGGTACGAGACCATTGTACGAAAGCTGCGAAGCCTCGGCGCAGACATCGAACGGATAACCGAGAGTTCGGCCATAGTCGCGCAATCTAACGCGTAGCAGAGCCATTAACAAAATCGTTTGCTTGTGATTTAATTTAAGGACTAGGTTATGAGCGTACAAGATTGCATCTTTTGTAAGATCTCAACCGGAGCGATTCCGGCGGAAAAGCTATATGAGGACGATACTTGTATTGCTTTCAATGATGTAAGCCCTCAGGCTCCGACCCATATCTTAATAATTCCGCGAGAGCACATTGCTTCGCTCGATAAGGCCGAAGACAGTCACCGCGATTTGCTCGGAAAGCTAATGCTGGTTGCGGCCGAGATCGCACGTGAACGGGGTTTTTCGGAAGACGGTTATCGCGTTGTGATCAATACCAATGCCGACGGCGGCCAGACGGTATTTCACCTCCACGTTCATTTGCTCGGCGGCCGGCCATTTATCTTTCCGCCCGGATGAGTTCCGCTGTCATTTATAGATCTATAGTTTTGTATGAGGAATTTCTTTCCAGCCATCATTTTGCTCTCGATGCTTGCCGTCCAGTTTGGATGTTCGGGCAACGCGTCTAACACGGCGAACGCCGACGCCAATGCCAATACGGCAAAGGTATCGCCGTATGCCCATATTACTGACCCCAATGCGGCACTTGCCGAAGGTGATCAGTTATTGGACAACAACCGGACCGAGGACGCGATCGAAGCCTATAAGCAGGCCGTCACGCTCAATCCCGATTTTGCCGAAGCTTACTTTAAGATGGGCATTGCCTATGCATTGATCGAGTCCGAAATGCAGCGATCCGGGGCAAACATTGAAACATCGGCCAACGCGGGCAAGGACAAGGTCGTCAAGACAAACTCGCAAAAGGCATTTGAACGTGCGATCGAGGCGTACAAAAAGGTGATCGCGGCAAATTCGAAAGATGATGTTGCCCAGTTTAACCTCGGGCGGGCATATAATAAGCTGAATAAAGATGAAGAGGCTGAAACCGCCTTCAAGCAAGCTGTCAAACTCAAGCCGGACGACACCGAGTATCAAACAGAATACGGCTCGATCCTCATCAAACTCGCCCAATACCGCGATGCTCTTGCTCCGTTAAAGAAAGCTCTGGAGCTTGACGCTGAGAATTCCCGGGCGGCAGATCTGCTCGAGGATGCCGAGGCCGGCACTAAGCGAGTAGACTTTGTTCAAAGGGACGATTCTAATACAAAGCGTTCCAATTCAAACACTGCGGCCAACGCGAATACGGCTAGCAACAGCAATACGGCGACCAAACCGAGTAATTCCAATACTAAGGTGCAACGTGACGAACCGCGGGAGAAAAAACCCGAGAGGCCGTCAATTAAGCCGTAGGCCCGAACAGCACCATTTGGTGCGAAATTACACATTTCCGGTCGTATGTGTGTCAACTTGACATTCTCGTCGGTAAACTTCAGATTAACCTTATGGTTACGGGTTAGCTCGCCGGGCCACAAGGTTTTTCTATGTCCCAGGACACAGCAGAAGCATCATTGAGTGCCGAACGGCGTTCCCGAATGCAGGAGGCCCGCGAGTCGATCATAGATCGGTTAGCTCGTGATCTGCCGACCAATATCGACCTCGAACGGTTTCTAAATGTCGTCGTTTCTGAGATCGGCCGAATGCTCAATGCCGACCGTTGCGATCTGCTCCAACTCAGTGACGGAAAAGAGCTACGGATCAGCCACGAGTGGCGAAAAGATAAATCTGTTCCGAAGAGCGAAGGCACGACCATTCCGTTCAACGCCGAGAGACTAGGTGAGCGCTTTGACATCACCAAGCCGATCCGGATGAATGACACATCTCTCGCGAAGGATCCGACACTTAAATTTTTCACCAAGGCGCTTGAAACCAGGTCACTGCTGATCATTCCGATCATCCTCAATGGCCGCGTGCTTGGGCTACTCGGCCTGCACGACACGCATTCGCCGCGCGTCTGGCTCGACGACGAGGTAACTTTCCTGCAGTCGATCGCACAACAGCTAGCGATCGGATACCAATACACGAGCTTATATGTGACCCAGGAGCAGGAATCGAAGCGGACCAACGCCCTACTCGAGATCGCCAATACGCTCAACTCTCATTCTGATTTCAAAGAGGTTTCGGCTCTTGTACTCGAGCGTGCTATCGGGCTCGTCGGAGCGGATTACGGTGCCCTCGGCGTGCTGGATCAAACCGGAAAACGGATCTCACTTGCGTCATTCAAATCGGCTGAGGGCATTAAGGTCACCAGGCTTCTGAAAATGATCGAACAGCACAACAAATCGTTGGCGATCGATTCGTTTTCGGCGCTCGGCGATCTTTTGAGCGACCGCAAAACGCTTCGGCTGGTGGACTCGCAGTTGCCGTTCGCGATCAGGCTATTTTTTAACACACAGCTTCGAGGCAAGACGGCGCTTGTCACGCAGGTCAATGTTGCGGGTCAGGCTTACGGACTTTTGGGATTCGTTTGGAGCCGCGAGAACCCCTTCGAGGATCACGATATCGCCCTGATCGAGGGCATTGCCGACCAGATCGGAACTGCGCTTGAGCGCGACCAACTCTCGGCCGAGGTGATGCGGCTTAAGAGTGAGCTGCATCAAAAGCAGAGCGAGATCGTCGGCCAGGCACCGTCGATCCGGCGGGCGATCGAGCTTGGGTTAAACGTCGCGGATACCAATACGACGGTGCTCATCCTCGGCGAATCCGGCACGGGCAAAGAGCTGATCGCAAATCTTATTCATTTCAATTCAGGTCGCGAAAGCGGGCCGTACATCAAGCTAAATTGCGGTGCCATCCCTGAGACTTTGATCGAATCCGAGCTCTTTGGCCACGAAAAAGGAGCGTTTACCGATGCTCGTTCGCAACGTCAGGGCAGATTTGAGGAGGCCAATGGCGGCACCTTGTTTCTGGATGAGATCGGCGAAATGCCGCCGCAGGCGCAGGTCAAACTCCTGCGTGTGCTGCAGGACGGCGAGTTTACACGGATCGGCGGCAAGCAAGTGATCAAGTCTGATGTGCGGGTGATCGCCGCGACCAACTCTGATCTGGAAACAGCGATCGACGAAGGCCATTTTCGCAAGGATCTCTTTTACCGCCTGTCGGTTTTTCCGATCTCTCTACCGCCGCTGCGGGAACGGCCTGAGGACGTTCACTTGCTGATCTTTCACTTCCTCGAGTTGTATAAGGAGAAGTCGGGACGCTTTGTTTCGGGCATTTCAAACGAGGCAATGCGGGCACTTGTCAGCTATGAATGGCCGGGAAATGTCCGCGAACTTGAGAATGCGATCGAGCGAGCGGTAATTATCGCTTCCGGTCGGCAGATCGAACTTGCTGACTTGCCTGATGCCATCGGCCGGAGAGTCTCGGAGGCCCACGCATACGCCCGGCAGGAACGCGCCGCCGCCTCCGGTGAAGGCCGCGCGATCAGCCTCGATATCTCGCTGCCCTCGGCGTTGGACGAGATCGAAAAACAAGTCATCCGCGCCACGCTAGACTATACCGCCGGCGACAAATCACGTGCCGCCAGACTTCTCAATATTGGCCGCAAGACTCTTTACCGAAAGATCGACGAATACAACATCGCAGATTAGAACGCGTGTCGAAAATTTCTTGCCGAATTCCGTGTAGCTCGTTTAGACTATTTTCAAACGAGATATCTGACCGGCCGACCTGTCCTAAATACTTTCCGACAGATCGATCTTAATACTGACGATCCGGCGGAGACATAGATGAATAAGTATTTTCTACTAACAGCAGTTTCGATATTACTGACACTTTCGTTATTTGTGCAGGCACAGACGCCGACGCCCGCCCAACAAAATGAGGATGTGGTGCGTATATCGACAAGCCTTGTGCAGATCGACGCGGTCGTGACCGACAAAGACGGCAAGCAAATCACCGACTTAAAACAATCAGATTTTGAATTGCTGCAAGACGGAAAACTTCAAAAGATAACTAAATTCTCATTTATAGGTGATCCGCGGCAGCCTGTTTCGCCTAGCAGATCCGGCGAGCAGACTATCACTGCACCTATTTTGCCGATCGCCGGCAGTGCCACCGGGCGTCTCGTCACCTTTATCGTGGACGACGGCAATTGCCTGGCATCACACTTGGGCATCACTGCAACGCGTGATGCACTCGAAAAATTTATCACTCGGCAGATGCAGCCAAATGACCGCGTAGCGATCTATCAGACGCGATCGGGCAGCAGTATGCTCCAGCAATATTCGTCAGACAAACAAGTATTGCTGCGTGCCGTAAAGCGTATCCGTTGGGTGCCGCCGGGCGGTGGATGCAATGCGTTTGACGGATCATACTATGAAGCCAATCGTTCGAATACGACCATTTCGATCGATTCTAACGGTGCGATGACATCAAAAGCCATTGAGTCTGAGCAGGATCGAAAGCGACGAGAGGCGGGTGAAGATTTCGGCAAAAACAACCAGACGATCGGCACGATCGGAGTGATCAATTATGTCGTCCGCGGCCTCGAGTTAGTTCCCGGCCGCAAGATGGTCATCTTTCTTTCCGACGGACTTTCGATCCGCGACCGGACGGGCATTTCGGCGACGGCATTGTCGGTACTTCGCGAATTGACCGACCGTGCGAACCGCAGTTCCGTGCTTTTTAACACGATCAATGTCAGGGGTACATTTGATCCGGGAATGATCGAGGCCCGGGACGAGGTAGACATCAAAGGTGAGATCGACACGGGCAAACCTTCGGGCACCTCGCTGGTTACGTCCAATCGGGAAAGGGACACGCGGATTGCGGTGGAGGGAATGGCATATCTGGCCAATGAGACCGGCGGGCGATATTATCAAGGCGCAAATATGCTTGACGGCCCGATCGAAAAGGCTCTGAGCCTTGAAACGGGATATTATCTTTTGGGATATGAGCCGGATGATGAGACGTTCAACGGTAAGGATTTTCACAAGATCCAGCTAAGGGTGAAGCGTCCGAATGCTAATGTCGCGACGCGCTCCGGATTTTTGGCAAAGCCCGACATCGACCCGCCGACGCGGCTAAAGTCCGCCGACAGTGAACTTTATCAGGCGATCGCCGCCCCGTTGCCAAAGGCCGGTCTTGACCTGAGAATGACGGCCTTTTTTGGAAACACGCCTTCCGAGGGCAACTACATCAGGGCGATGATCGCAATTCGCGGGTCCGACATCGGTTTCGTGCCTGATCCAAGCGGCGTGCAAAAGGCGATTTTTGACGTTGTCGCCGTCACGCTGGACGAAAAGAATAAGGTGGTCGACGAATTTAATCGGACGCATACACTCAAGGTCGATCTCAACACCGCAGAGTTCATCAGGGCCAACGGACTTGTCTATTCAGTCGATGTCCCGGTTAAAAAATTCGGGATATATAATTTTCGGGTAGCGATGCGCGACACATCGAACAAGGTTATCGGATCTTCGAGCCAAGTGATCACCATCCCGGATTTGAAAAAGTCGCAATTGACCATTGCGGGCCTTACGCTCGGCGAACTCGATGCCGACGGCAAATTCGGTAGCCCGTCGCTGACCAAACCGGACAATGGGTTTTCGATGCTCACATCCCGGGGCGGTCCGGTCACGCGGCAGTTCAAGCGGTCATCGTCGTCGGCCTATTCATATACTATATTCAATGGTGGGCCGGACGCTTCGGGGTTGACGCTGCAAGTCAATCTTTACAAAGATGGAAAGCTGATCTCCGAGGGGCAACCGAAAAAGATCGAAAGTTTAGCGATAGCTCCCGGCAGGATAGATGATCGCGGATTTTTGCGATTTAATGCGGCAGTCGAGACGGGCGATTACACACTCGAGGTCATCGTGCGTAATCCGGCCCGGAAACAGATCGCATCGGAAACCGTCGATTTTGAGATTGTCGACTAACGCTAAACCCTTGAGGAATAATGATAGATCTGACAGTCGGTACTGCCGGCCACATCGATCACGGCAAGACCACGTTGGTCAAGGCACTGACGGGCGTCGACGGCGATCGTCTGCCGGAGGAGAAACAGCGCGGCATTACGATCGATCTCGGGTTTGCGGAACTTGAGTTGGGCGATCTGCACGTTGGATTTATCGATGTGCCGGGGCACGAGCGATTTGTCAAAAATATGCTCGCAGGCGTCAGCGGCATCGACCTTGTAATGCTGATCGTCGCCGCGGACGAAGGCGTGATGCCGCAGACGCGGGAGCACTTCGACATTTGCCGCTTGCTCGGGATCAAAGCGGGCTTTGTCGTTTTGACTAAGAGCGATCTGGTCGACGCCGAAACAATGGAACTCGCGAGACTCGATGTAGCCGAACTTGTGAAAGGCTCATTTCTCGAATCGGCCGCAGTGATCGAGGTCAGTTCGCTCGACCTGGCAGGCCTTGAATCCGTTCGCGAACTTCTAAAAGAGAGCTCACGACACATATCGCCCAAACCCAACTATTTTTCGACACGCTTGCCGATCGACCGCAGTTTTACTGTAAAGGGATTTGGTGCGGTCGTGACCGGCACGCTCGCGGCAGGCGAAATACGCGATGCAGATGAACTCCAACTGCTCCCCGACGGACGCCGTATACGCGTACGCGGACTGCAGACTCACGGCCGAAAGGTCGCATCGGTGCATTCCGGTCAGCGAGTCGCCGTTAACCTTGCGGGGATCGATCACTCGATCATCGCTCGTGGAATGCAAGTCTGTGAACCCGATGTATTTAGGCCGTCGCAGATCATCGATACCGAGGTCGAGGTGCTCGAGACCGCAAAACGGCCGTTGCGGACCCGGCAGCGTATAAGGCTGCATATCGGCACCATCGAAGCTCTCGCTCGGGTCACGGTGTTGAATAACGCCGGCGAGATCGCTCAGGGCGAAGCCGGATCTGTTCAGTTACGACTCGAACAGTCGATCGTTTGCGTCCCCGATGAGCGATTTATCATTCGCCAATATTCGCCTCAGGAAACGATCGCCGGCGGCCGCATTCTCGATCCTCTTGCCGAAAAACATCGCAGAAAGGATCAGGCAGCAGTTAACAAGTACCTCGCCGATTTGGCCAAATATGAAAACGGAACGGTCGGACAAATTGCCGTATTTATCGATCATTCCGGAAAAGCAGGAATCGATCTTGCAGATCTCCGAGCACGGACGGGTTTGGATGAGAGTTTTCTACGAAAGCTATTGGTAGAGCTTGTTGTGGCCGGAACGGTCATCGATGCGGCCGGACGATTCCTTTCGGCAACAGCCTATTTAGAGATTACCGAAAACGCGACTGCCGAACTCGAGTTGTTTCACAAGAGCGAACCGCTTGCTCGGGGAATGCCGCTGGATGTGATGCGCGAGCGGGCGTTCGCCTACATCCCGCCGACAATTGCCCGGGCGGTCGTGGATCAACTTGTTCACGACGGCAAGGCTATCGTCTCGGCCGACATCGTCAGGCTTGCCTCGCATCGTACCGAATTGTCAGGTCCCGAGCAGCGAACGAGTGAGAGCATATCCGAGATATATCGTTTGGCCGGCCTCGATGTGCCGCGTATGAATGATGTTTTGGCCGCCGCCTCAGAGGGCGGTAGTTCGCCTGAGGTTGTGCGAAAACTCTTTAATATGAAGGTCGACGCGGGCGAGATAGTTAAGGTAACCGACGAATTTTACTTTGCGGCTTCTGTCATCGATTCGCTAGTTGCAAAACTTCGTGACCAAGCCGCAGCAACGGGAAATTCGCTGATAGATGTGGCACAATTCAAGCAAATCGCGGGTGTGTCACGAAAATACGCTATACCACTTCTCGAATATTTTGACCGGACGCGAGTGACTAGGCGGGCAGCCGACAAACGGATCATACTGTAATGAAAAAATTCCTAACAGCACGTTGGCAAGACCTCATAATGGCAAATTATGCGATCGATCCTGAGCTGTTGCGCCCGCGACTGCCGGCGGGCACTGAGCTTGATCTGCAGGATGGCAAATGTTTTGTCAGCTTGGTCGGGTTTATGTTTTTGGACACGCGTGTCTTGGGCATTCCGGTTCCGTTTCATATAAATTTCGAAGAGGTGAATCTCCGCTTTTACAACAAACGCGTCGCGGATGGCGAGACGCGCCGGGCGGTGTGTTTCGTCAAGGAAATTGTCCCGCGGTGGGCTATCGCGACTGTCGCCCGGGTACTGTACGGTGAGCCTTACCAGTGCTGGCAGATGGAACATTCGCGAACCGATACGAACGTAAGTTACTCGTGGTCAAATGCAGAGAGTCACAATCATCTTGAGGTCGAAATTGACGAGAGTGTCGGGGTTCCCGCAGAGGGTTCGCACGGCGAATTTATCATCGAACATTATTGGGGCTACACCGACCGCGGCAACGGCCGGGTCGATGAGTACAAGGTCGAACACCCCAAATGGGAACTGTATTCGGTCAAAAATGAACGAATAGATGTCGATTTTGGCAAGACATACGGCAAAGAGTTTGCTTTTCTTGCCGACGAAAAGCCACACTCAGTATTGTTGGCAAAGGGTTCGGAGGTCGCAGTTTACAAGGGGAAACGTATCTGATGATCGTAGCAATAATAGCAATCGCTGAAAATTACGCCATCGGTAAGGGTGGCGGCCTGCCGTGGCATTATCCGGCAGATCTCAAGTATTTTCGGGAAACGACGACCGGCAACGCTGTCGTGATGGGTGCAAATACCTGGAGGTCCATCGGCAAACCATTGCCGCATCGCGTCAACGTGGTATTAAGCGGTTCGCTCAGTGTGATACCGCCGTCGGGGGTTATATTGCTAAAGGAGAAAGTCGATGTGATTGATCTTTCGAGCCAGTTGGACGGCGATATGTACATTATTGGCGGTGCCAAGATCTACAAGGCGTTTGCCGAAGACATCGAAAAATGGCTCGTTACCTCTATTCCCGAATCCGTTCCCGATGCCGACACGTTTATGCCGCGGGACTTTTTAGACGGCTTCGTCCAAACTGACTCGCAGAAACTGGACGGTGGACTGATCGTCAAAACATTTTGCAGAAAATGATTTTGGTGTAAAATCAAGGCAAATCAAACTCAGGAGAGAGTCGTATGATGGGTGGACGCAGTTGGGACGAATGGATCGACGAGTATTCCGAAGGTCATCAGCACCCGATCAACAAGTTGACCCATCAACTTGGGATACCGATGATCGCCCTGGCGATCTTGATGGTACCGGCATCATTTTTTTTCAGCGGACTCTGGCGGTCCGCTTTGGGCATATTCATTATCGGGTGGATCTTGCAGTTCATCGGACATTATTTCGAAGGCAAGCCACCCGAGTTCTTTAAGGACTATCGCTTTCTCTTCGTCGGCCTACGCTGGTGGATAAAGAAAACCTTCGGCTAAAATTTACTACGCACTGACCCAAAGCCTTGACCCGATCATTTATTTTAGCTCTCGACATCGGCACCTCGAGTGTCCGCGCCGCACTTTACGATAAGTCGGGAGACGAACTGTCAGATGGATCTGTTCGTATCAGGTCCTCTTTAATTCGAACTGCGGATGGCGGAGCGGAGGTCGATGCCGACGAGGCTTTTGATCAAGTCACCGCCGCTATCGACGCACTGCTTGCCAAGACCGAACGTGTTAGCGGCGAAATCGGGTATGTCGCCCAATGCGCGTTTTGGCACAGCCTCGTAGGTGTCGACGCCAAGGGCAAACCGACGACCAAGGTCTTCAGTTGGGCGGATACACGCAGCCGAAATTACACCGAAGTTTTGCGAAAGCGTTTCGATGAGAGTGAAACGCATGATCGCACGGGAGCGAGGTTTCATTCAAGTTTTTGGCCCGCCAAACTACTCTGGCTGCGAAAGGAATGTCCGGACGTTTTTGCAAAGACCGCCCGTTGGCTAGCGTTCAGCGACTATGTGGCCTTAAGGCTTTTCGGCGAGGCCGTTACGAGCGTGTCGATGGCATCGGGCAGCGGTATTTTCGATCAGAAACTGTGTGATTGGGACGGCAAACTTTTGAGCTACCTGAAGGTAAAGCGAGCAAACTTGCCGTCTATAGTTGCTGCCGATACCGATACATTGAGGTTGAGCAAAAAGTACGCAAAACGCTGGCCCCGATTGGCGAACGCTCGGTTTTACGCGGCGATCGGCGATGGAGCGGCCGATAATATCGGTTCGGACTGCATTAATAAAGCAAACGCG
This is a stretch of genomic DNA from Chloracidobacterium sp.. It encodes these proteins:
- a CDS encoding VWA domain-containing protein, which produces MNKYFLLTAVSILLTLSLFVQAQTPTPAQQNEDVVRISTSLVQIDAVVTDKDGKQITDLKQSDFELLQDGKLQKITKFSFIGDPRQPVSPSRSGEQTITAPILPIAGSATGRLVTFIVDDGNCLASHLGITATRDALEKFITRQMQPNDRVAIYQTRSGSSMLQQYSSDKQVLLRAVKRIRWVPPGGGCNAFDGSYYEANRSNTTISIDSNGAMTSKAIESEQDRKRREAGEDFGKNNQTIGTIGVINYVVRGLELVPGRKMVIFLSDGLSIRDRTGISATALSVLRELTDRANRSSVLFNTINVRGTFDPGMIEARDEVDIKGEIDTGKPSGTSLVTSNRERDTRIAVEGMAYLANETGGRYYQGANMLDGPIEKALSLETGYYLLGYEPDDETFNGKDFHKIQLRVKRPNANVATRSGFLAKPDIDPPTRLKSADSELYQAIAAPLPKAGLDLRMTAFFGNTPSEGNYIRAMIAIRGSDIGFVPDPSGVQKAIFDVVAVTLDEKNKVVDEFNRTHTLKVDLNTAEFIRANGLVYSVDVPVKKFGIYNFRVAMRDTSNKVIGSSSQVITIPDLKKSQLTIAGLTLGELDADGKFGSPSLTKPDNGFSMLTSRGGPVTRQFKRSSSSAYSYTIFNGGPDASGLTLQVNLYKDGKLISEGQPKKIESLAIAPGRIDDRGFLRFNAAVETGDYTLEVIVRNPARKQIASETVDFEIVD
- a CDS encoding gluconokinase, with product MTRSFILALDIGTSSVRAALYDKSGDELSDGSVRIRSSLIRTADGGAEVDADEAFDQVTAAIDALLAKTERVSGEIGYVAQCAFWHSLVGVDAKGKPTTKVFSWADTRSRNYTEVLRKRFDESETHDRTGARFHSSFWPAKLLWLRKECPDVFAKTARWLAFSDYVALRLFGEAVTSVSMASGSGIFDQKLCDWDGKLLSYLKVKRANLPSIVAADTDTLRLSKKYAKRWPRLANARFYAAIGDGAADNIGSDCINKANAALMVGTSAAMRVAYTGAPPQKIPAGLWCYRIDRKRVIVGGALSDGGNLYAHLKHLFKLPHNTDELLAQRNPKDGLVVIPFFHGERSTGYDENARGAIIGMSADDDGIDVLRAAMEGVAFRLADIFEQLKKIAKIELIVASGGALRDSPVWTQIIADVLGRELTVNDARESSSRGAVLLALESIGNI
- a CDS encoding histidine triad nucleotide-binding protein, producing MSVQDCIFCKISTGAIPAEKLYEDDTCIAFNDVSPQAPTHILIIPREHIASLDKAEDSHRDLLGKLMLVAAEIARERGFSEDGYRVVINTNADGGQTVFHLHVHLLGGRPFIFPPG
- a CDS encoding sigma 54-interacting transcriptional regulator, giving the protein MSQDTAEASLSAERRSRMQEARESIIDRLARDLPTNIDLERFLNVVVSEIGRMLNADRCDLLQLSDGKELRISHEWRKDKSVPKSEGTTIPFNAERLGERFDITKPIRMNDTSLAKDPTLKFFTKALETRSLLIIPIILNGRVLGLLGLHDTHSPRVWLDDEVTFLQSIAQQLAIGYQYTSLYVTQEQESKRTNALLEIANTLNSHSDFKEVSALVLERAIGLVGADYGALGVLDQTGKRISLASFKSAEGIKVTRLLKMIEQHNKSLAIDSFSALGDLLSDRKTLRLVDSQLPFAIRLFFNTQLRGKTALVTQVNVAGQAYGLLGFVWSRENPFEDHDIALIEGIADQIGTALERDQLSAEVMRLKSELHQKQSEIVGQAPSIRRAIELGLNVADTNTTVLILGESGTGKELIANLIHFNSGRESGPYIKLNCGAIPETLIESELFGHEKGAFTDARSQRQGRFEEANGGTLFLDEIGEMPPQAQVKLLRVLQDGEFTRIGGKQVIKSDVRVIAATNSDLETAIDEGHFRKDLFYRLSVFPISLPPLRERPEDVHLLIFHFLELYKEKSGRFVSGISNEAMRALVSYEWPGNVRELENAIERAVIIASGRQIELADLPDAIGRRVSEAHAYARQERAAASGEGRAISLDISLPSALDEIEKQVIRATLDYTAGDKSRAARLLNIGRKTLYRKIDEYNIAD
- a CDS encoding DUF2071 domain-containing protein, with amino-acid sequence MKKFLTARWQDLIMANYAIDPELLRPRLPAGTELDLQDGKCFVSLVGFMFLDTRVLGIPVPFHINFEEVNLRFYNKRVADGETRRAVCFVKEIVPRWAIATVARVLYGEPYQCWQMEHSRTDTNVSYSWSNAESHNHLEVEIDESVGVPAEGSHGEFIIEHYWGYTDRGNGRVDEYKVEHPKWELYSVKNERIDVDFGKTYGKEFAFLADEKPHSVLLAKGSEVAVYKGKRI
- the murA gene encoding UDP-N-acetylglucosamine 1-carboxyvinyltransferase — encoded protein: MDKFKVRGGNPLRGKIEISGAKNSALPCLAATLLTAETVILHNVPYVKDLITQRRLLEDLGATVLTPELRTHKVNAGNVQVFEAPYELVKTMRASVLALGPLLARFGQAKVSLPGGCAIGTRPIDLHLKAFEQLGAVVSLESGDVVARAPKGRLIGNTVEFEKVTVTGTENVMMAASLAIGKTIIKNAAQEPEIDDLAELLNKMGARIKGAGTPVIEIEGVESLGGAEHTIIPDRIEAGTFIVAAAITGGEIEIKSCRPEHLTAVIEKLRAVGVIIDELNQSTLHVRVGPDGLKACDVTTEPHPLFPTDMQAQYMALMTQADGTSTITETIFENRFMHASELIRMGADIHISGNTAVVHGKTPLMGAPIIASDLRASASLVLAALCAGGETVIDRVYHIDRGYETIVRKLRSLGADIERITESSAIVAQSNA
- a CDS encoding DUF962 domain-containing protein, whose product is MMGGRSWDEWIDEYSEGHQHPINKLTHQLGIPMIALAILMVPASFFFSGLWRSALGIFIIGWILQFIGHYFEGKPPEFFKDYRFLFVGLRWWIKKTFG
- a CDS encoding tetratricopeptide repeat protein; this encodes MRNFFPAIILLSMLAVQFGCSGNASNTANADANANTAKVSPYAHITDPNAALAEGDQLLDNNRTEDAIEAYKQAVTLNPDFAEAYFKMGIAYALIESEMQRSGANIETSANAGKDKVVKTNSQKAFERAIEAYKKVIAANSKDDVAQFNLGRAYNKLNKDEEAETAFKQAVKLKPDDTEYQTEYGSILIKLAQYRDALAPLKKALELDAENSRAADLLEDAEAGTKRVDFVQRDDSNTKRSNSNTAANANTASNSNTATKPSNSNTKVQRDEPREKKPERPSIKP
- a CDS encoding dihydrofolate reductase; amino-acid sequence: MIVAIIAIAENYAIGKGGGLPWHYPADLKYFRETTTGNAVVMGANTWRSIGKPLPHRVNVVLSGSLSVIPPSGVILLKEKVDVIDLSSQLDGDMYIIGGAKIYKAFAEDIEKWLVTSIPESVPDADTFMPRDFLDGFVQTDSQKLDGGLIVKTFCRK
- the selB gene encoding selenocysteine-specific translation elongation factor, producing MIDLTVGTAGHIDHGKTTLVKALTGVDGDRLPEEKQRGITIDLGFAELELGDLHVGFIDVPGHERFVKNMLAGVSGIDLVMLIVAADEGVMPQTREHFDICRLLGIKAGFVVLTKSDLVDAETMELARLDVAELVKGSFLESAAVIEVSSLDLAGLESVRELLKESSRHISPKPNYFSTRLPIDRSFTVKGFGAVVTGTLAAGEIRDADELQLLPDGRRIRVRGLQTHGRKVASVHSGQRVAVNLAGIDHSIIARGMQVCEPDVFRPSQIIDTEVEVLETAKRPLRTRQRIRLHIGTIEALARVTVLNNAGEIAQGEAGSVQLRLEQSIVCVPDERFIIRQYSPQETIAGGRILDPLAEKHRRKDQAAVNKYLADLAKYENGTVGQIAVFIDHSGKAGIDLADLRARTGLDESFLRKLLVELVVAGTVIDAAGRFLSATAYLEITENATAELELFHKSEPLARGMPLDVMRERAFAYIPPTIARAVVDQLVHDGKAIVSADIVRLASHRTELSGPEQRTSESISEIYRLAGLDVPRMNDVLAAASEGGSSPEVVRKLFNMKVDAGEIVKVTDEFYFAASVIDSLVAKLRDQAAATGNSLIDVAQFKQIAGVSRKYAIPLLEYFDRTRVTRRAADKRIIL